A genome region from Nycticebus coucang isolate mNycCou1 chromosome 4, mNycCou1.pri, whole genome shotgun sequence includes the following:
- the LOC128584575 gene encoding 40S ribosomal protein S29-like — MGHQQLYWSHPRKFGQGSRSCRVCSNRHSLIRKYGLNMCRQCFHQYVKDIGFIKLD; from the coding sequence ATGGGGCACCAGCAGCTCTACTGGAGCCACCCGCGAAAATTCGGCCAGGGTTCTCGCTCTTGCCGCGTCTGTTCAAACCGGCACAGTCTGATCCGGAAGTACGGCCTGAATATGTGCCGCCAGTGCTTCCATCAGTACGTGAAGGACATTGGGTTCATTAAGTTGGACTAA